The genomic region TTTCTTACATTCCGAATAGAATATAGGCAGTATGAAATTATTTATGCTAATAATAAGAAAATTCAATTTCGTCAATGATGTGAATTCATTCTAATCATTGCCAACTATAAAAAGTTTAAGCAGACTTTTATTATTTGCTAACTATTGTATTCTGCACAAATTTAACCAAAGACATTTCAAATATTTCTAATATAAATATTGGAAAAGCTTGATCTATTTAATTTGTGGCTGGTTAATCACTAACCATAGCTTTATAAAACTTCATGCCTCTAATTCCCACCTTGTACTACTATTTGAAAGTTTGTATACAAACACATGTAGTTCCATTCACTTTTGTGTTCTAGTAAAACTCTAAATAGGTTATGAAGCAAAGACTACTAATGACCACTAATACAGATTTTTTTATTCTAACTACTCATGTATTGAACCCCAAATCACCACTAATTCAGATTCGTTATTACTACGCATGTATTGTTTGACGAGTTTGATTATCTGGAATTGTGTTATTTTCTGAACATTACTGATTCTGTTGTACATGTTTCGCAGGCACATCCGACCAAGTTCTACACTCCTGGCAAGCCATTTCCTTTATTTCACCGGCTGGAAGGTATCTTTGGCAGGGATAGAGCCACGGGAGCCGGGGCCGTTAGTGGCTTCGATGTGGAGGAACAGGTTAACGAGGAGACAGACGACATTGCTGCTGGATTTGATCAGTCTGAGATGTCTCCACCTCCAGACCAAGAGGGAGTTGCAGCAATGCAAGGACAAGCATCACATTCTGAGGCCGGTGCGACCGCAGGAAGCACAAGGCTATGCGGGAGGAAGAGAAAACAAGTTGACGTACTCGAGAGGATGGCTGATCAGATTCAGTAATCATCGGCTGACCAGCAAAAAAATGCTCAGCTGATAGATGATGCCATTGTTGGTGTGAACGAGAAGTGGAAGGTTGGCGAGAAGCTCACACAGCTTGGATTCAGTGATGACGATGTGGTGAGAGCGATTCTGAAGTTTGCCCAGACTCCTAATGTGTATGCACATTTCTGGGGCTTGTCAGATTCACAAATGATTGCGCTTGTGCGTTCCATTATATGAAGTTCAAGACTAGTTAAATTTATTAAGATTGGGTTCTGGTATTAAGCTTGGTTAAGGGTGTTAACTTTTTGGAGGTTGGGTCTTAGGATTTAAGAACATTGTTATGTTTAACACGGTAAAACTTTGGTACCCTCTGTGTGTTGCTATGTTTTGGTTCCTTAACTATGGaatttcctttgttttgatctttTTTGGATGAATACTTCGGTGGTTAATTATCAAGCTTAACAAGTTCCTCCATTTTCCGGTTATATTAATTTGTATTAGGATTTAACTTACAAAGATTTATTCCTAGTAAGTCTAataattctgtttcaattctttttaacaaAAATAGTGTTTTGTAACACACACATAGGCAACATGTTGATACATTTGGCAGCCAAATGACTTCATCAGAACTACATCATGAGTGTAAACATACATATCCACTTATACAAACAAAGGTGAAATTTCTCTCACAGGCAAAAATGGCCTTGAGACAATATTGGTTCAAAATAtgaattccttccatcttttatACCAAATATGTGCTACTGTTATTCACATTTTGTTCAAAGGCCATACTACAACTTACACAACACAACAATGATCAACACAACACAAAAAATGGAGACAACAAGTTGACCGCACATTAGAAACTTCAGATACACAACATCAGCATGAAGTTTTTCCACTCGTTCGCTcgtcttaaaattaaagttaagcTGAGAAGATCGATCATCTCCGGAGTCAGAAGGCTGGATATTTGGGCCTGCCCATCTAAACCATTCACATCGCCTTGTTGGACACGCGTAATACTTTCTACCCAGGTTGGCCACGCTATTCGAAACTTGTAACGGTGCTCTTAACCCATACTCACAAAAACGGTCTCCCGTTATGTTCCCGCTGCCGTACGTACCACTTGTTGATCTTTGACTTGAGGAAGCCATTGTTAACCACCCTACAAATTTAACAGTAACTCAAACAATTTTAATGTAGTACACACAACACATAAAAGAAGAAGAGGATTCATATATGAAACAACCAATGATGATTCAACCGAAACAAAtgcagaaatataaaaaaaaattttggttgcAATCATGTCTCTGTACCAgttcttctcattttttttaaaataaaaggaaagttTCTTAGAATAGTTTGAGCATCTAGACAAAGTATATCATCAAGACTGCTGTAGACTTGTATTGCAGGTTACACTGATTTAGAAATTGTTAACTCATTCGCCATTCAC from Arachis ipaensis cultivar K30076 chromosome B02, Araip1.1, whole genome shotgun sequence harbors:
- the LOC110269287 gene encoding uncharacterized protein LOC110269287 produces the protein MENKRMWSDEETLAFVGFMEEFVVDGQRADCGQFKPGTFEKLALKILEAFPSCTLTAKHCKNKHKRLKEKYQYTADMLACSGFGWNNEKECVEVDSKDVLDAWLKAHPTKFYTPGKPFPLFHRLEGIFGRDRATGAGAVSGFDVEEQVNEETDDIAAGFDQSEMSPPPDQEGVAAMQGQASHSEAGATAGSTRLCGRKRKQVDLIDDAIVGVNEKWKVGEKLTQLGFSDDDVVRAILKFAQTPNVYAHFWGLSDSQMIALVRSII